A genomic region of Candidatus Eisenbacteria bacterium contains the following coding sequences:
- the gatA gene encoding Asp-tRNA(Asn)/Glu-tRNA(Gln) amidotransferase subunit GatA → MSEPSWRGSAARLVERVTSGELAAEAALEAGWDGPAAQWEPEVHAIVHADRETRRLATASARPVGPLAGVPVVLKDNLCTTDYDTTCGSRILAGYRSPYDATVVRRLREAGSSLAGKANMDEFAMGSSTEFSAYGPTRNPYDLSRVPGGSSGGSAAAVAYGLVPLAFGSDTGGSVRQPAAFCGVYGLKPTYGRLSRYGLVAFGSSLDQVGIFARHAGDVALAYSVVAGGDPYDATSRPGPAPDVSGWDSGVSGLRFGWPANLWKQGCEPEVVAGLEEAAAWLERAGAIRVPLEFLPGEVGVAAYYLVATAEASSNLARFDGVRYGLRVDADDIGALYRRTRSRGFGPEVQRRILLGTYALSAGYYDAFYLKAQRARTRIRREFDEAFVRCDFLLLPTAPTQAFRLGEKVDDPLAMYLSDIFTIGANLAGIPGLTVPVGLGGTGLPRAVQLLGPADAEPTLLRAGRALEVRGERARLERRHETEFAWPTKR, encoded by the coding sequence GTGAGCGAACCGAGCTGGCGAGGATCGGCCGCGCGGCTCGTCGAGCGCGTCACGAGCGGGGAACTCGCCGCCGAGGCGGCGCTCGAAGCGGGCTGGGATGGCCCCGCCGCACAGTGGGAGCCCGAGGTGCACGCGATCGTGCATGCCGATCGCGAAACACGTCGCCTCGCCACGGCGAGCGCACGTCCCGTCGGGCCGCTCGCGGGAGTGCCGGTGGTGCTCAAGGACAACCTCTGCACCACCGACTACGACACCACCTGCGGCTCGCGCATTCTGGCCGGCTATCGCTCGCCCTATGACGCGACGGTGGTCAGGCGTCTGCGGGAGGCCGGCTCGTCGTTGGCCGGCAAGGCGAACATGGATGAGTTCGCGATGGGATCTTCGACCGAGTTCAGCGCCTACGGTCCGACGCGCAATCCGTACGACCTGAGCCGTGTTCCGGGCGGCTCGAGCGGTGGTTCAGCGGCCGCGGTCGCCTACGGCCTGGTGCCGCTCGCGTTCGGCTCCGACACCGGCGGATCGGTGCGACAGCCCGCAGCGTTCTGCGGCGTCTACGGCCTCAAGCCGACCTACGGCCGGCTGTCGCGCTACGGATTGGTCGCGTTCGGATCCTCGCTCGATCAGGTCGGCATCTTCGCGCGACACGCAGGCGACGTGGCGCTCGCGTATTCGGTCGTGGCCGGCGGCGATCCCTACGATGCCACCTCGCGCCCGGGTCCTGCACCCGACGTGTCGGGCTGGGACTCCGGGGTCTCCGGATTGCGATTCGGATGGCCGGCGAATCTGTGGAAGCAGGGCTGCGAGCCCGAAGTGGTCGCGGGACTCGAAGAAGCGGCCGCATGGCTCGAGCGAGCGGGGGCGATTCGCGTGCCGCTCGAGTTCCTGCCCGGCGAGGTCGGCGTCGCGGCCTACTATCTGGTCGCCACCGCCGAGGCGAGCTCGAATCTCGCGCGCTTCGACGGCGTGCGATATGGCCTGCGCGTCGATGCCGACGACATCGGCGCACTCTACCGGCGCACGCGCAGCCGCGGCTTCGGGCCGGAAGTGCAGCGTCGCATCCTGCTCGGCACCTACGCGCTGTCGGCCGGCTACTACGACGCCTTCTATCTCAAGGCGCAGCGGGCGCGCACCCGCATCCGCCGCGAATTCGACGAGGCATTCGTGCGCTGTGACTTCCTGCTGCTGCCGACCGCGCCGACCCAGGCGTTCCGGCTCGGCGAGAAGGTCGACGACCCGCTCGCGATGTATCTGAGCGACATCTTCACGATTGGAGCGAATCTCGCCGGGATTCCGGGACTCACCGTGCCGGTGGGGCTCGGCGGGACCGGGCTCCCGCGCGCCGTTCAG
- the gatC gene encoding Asp-tRNA(Asn)/Glu-tRNA(Gln) amidotransferase subunit GatC, protein MSITRTEVERIAELARLEIPAEGIERMTTELTAVLAFVATLDRLDLSGCEPSTFAPAGAGLRADVPDADRQLDPSRATAAAPASENGFFLVPPIVENVNP, encoded by the coding sequence ATGTCCATCACGCGGACTGAGGTCGAACGCATCGCCGAGCTCGCGCGGCTCGAGATTCCCGCCGAGGGCATCGAACGCATGACGACCGAGCTCACTGCGGTGCTCGCATTCGTCGCGACGCTCGATCGCCTCGACCTGTCGGGCTGCGAGCCCTCGACGTTTGCGCCCGCCGGCGCCGGTTTGCGCGCGGACGTGCCGGATGCGGACCGTCAGCTCGATCCATCGCGGGCGACCGCGGCGGCTCCGGCGAGCGAGAACGGCTTCTTCCTGGTGCCGCCGATCGTCGAAAACGTGAATCCGTGA